A single Candidatus Methylomirabilis sp. DNA region contains:
- the tpiA gene encoding triose-phosphate isomerase, producing the protein MRTPLIAGNWKMYKTSSEATALAEAVVRALSTPDGTQVVVCPPFTALAAVGRVVAGSRIGLGAQDLHWAKEGAYTGEVSAEMLRDIGCRYVIIGHSERRQYFGETDESVNKKSCAALASNLIPIICIGETLAEREAGRAYAVVETQIKGALSGLTPEQVQQLILAYEPVWAIGTGQTATPGQAEEMHAHIRKTIALLFGAEIAHGVRILYGGSVKPDNAKELLGRSEIDGALVGGASLQADSFAAIAKAAIR; encoded by the coding sequence ATGCGGACACCACTTATTGCTGGAAATTGGAAAATGTATAAAACCTCGTCCGAAGCGACCGCATTGGCGGAAGCGGTGGTGAGGGCGCTTTCGACACCCGACGGGACCCAGGTTGTGGTCTGCCCTCCATTCACAGCACTTGCTGCTGTTGGTCGGGTTGTTGCCGGGTCGAGGATCGGGTTGGGCGCGCAGGACCTGCATTGGGCAAAGGAAGGAGCCTACACCGGCGAGGTGTCGGCCGAGATGCTTCGAGATATCGGGTGCCGTTATGTCATCATTGGCCACTCCGAGCGACGCCAGTATTTCGGGGAAACGGATGAGAGTGTGAATAAGAAGAGCTGTGCGGCCTTAGCAAGCAACCTGATTCCGATCATCTGTATCGGTGAAACCCTCGCCGAGCGAGAGGCGGGACGCGCCTATGCTGTTGTGGAGACACAGATCAAGGGGGCGTTATCAGGCCTCACGCCCGAGCAGGTTCAGCAGCTTATCCTCGCATATGAGCCGGTCTGGGCCATCGGCACTGGACAAACGGCCACCCCAGGTCAGGCTGAGGAGATGCACGCTCATATCCGAAAGACCATCGCTCTGCTGTTTGGTGCCGAGATCGCTCACGGTGTTCGCATCCTCTATGGGGGAAGTGTCAAGCCCGATAATGCCAAGGAGTTGCTGGGGCGATCGGAGATCGACGGCGCACTGGTTGGCGGGGCCAGTCTACAAGCTGATTCATTTGCGGCGATCGCAAAAGCCGCGATAAGATGA
- the secG gene encoding preprotein translocase subunit SecG — MVIALSVVHLLIAVILIVVVLLQSGKGADIGAAFGGGSSQTVFGGRGAATFLSKLTLVAAILFMVSSIMLTLFSDRRGSSSVITEERVKQIVPAPVSPPAGTPASPTSPAGPIPPGQVPPAAK; from the coding sequence ATGGTCATCGCGCTTTCCGTTGTGCATCTGCTCATTGCAGTGATCCTTATTGTGGTTGTGCTCCTCCAGAGCGGCAAAGGCGCTGACATCGGCGCCGCCTTTGGCGGCGGTTCGAGCCAGACCGTCTTCGGCGGACGTGGCGCCGCTACCTTCTTGAGTAAGCTGACCTTGGTGGCGGCTATTCTCTTTATGGTCTCGTCGATCATGCTGACTCTTTTTTCGGACCGCAGGGGTAGTTCATCGGTGATCACAGAGGAACGGGTTAAGCAGATCGTTCCGGCTCCTGTATCTCCTCCGGCCGGTACCCCGGCGTCGCCAACGTCTCCGGCCGGGCCGATACCGCCAGGGCAGGTCCCTCCAGCCGCTAAATAA
- a CDS encoding glutamate mutase L, with product MTAILATDCGSTTTKAILIEKVGEEYRQTFRGESPTTVEAPFDDVTRGVLNAIQEVEELSGRRILDGETILTPAEGRSGVDIYVSTSSAGGGLQMMVAGVVMAMTAESAQRCALGAGAIVMDVLASNDGRAAHEKIERIRVLRPDMILLSGGTDGGTISHVVELAEYIRAADPKPRLGGSFKLPVIFAGNKDARGRIQEILGDRTALVMADNIRPILERENLAPARHKIHDLFLEHVMAQAPGYGTLMGWTGAPIMPTPAAVGLIMENAARAQGLNLLGVDIGGATTDVFSVVDGQFTRTVSANLGMSYSISNVLAEAGIEKIERWLADPLAEQEMRNRIKNKMIRPTTIPQTQADLALEQAVAREALRLAFEQHKALAVGLKGVQRERTIADAFEQGEDEKSLIDLYKIDLIIGSGGILSHAPHRVQAMMMMIDAYQPLGLTRFAVDSIFMMPHLGVLSEVNERAATEVFLKDCLVPLGSCLAAEGRVSRGEPCFAYTIRFADGRLAQGTLRFGEILRIGLPSGAEADLQAEPSKSFDLGAGKGKPVQLQAKGGVVGLILDARGRPLSLAEKESERVAQLQAWAKAVELYPKQNEKQGVQSS from the coding sequence ATGACGGCGATTTTGGCCACTGACTGTGGGAGCACGACTACCAAGGCGATTCTGATTGAGAAGGTGGGGGAAGAGTACCGCCAGACCTTCCGCGGCGAGTCCCCGACCACCGTTGAGGCGCCGTTTGACGATGTGACCCGCGGGGTACTGAATGCCATTCAGGAGGTGGAGGAGCTGTCCGGGCGGCGAATCCTGGACGGAGAGACGATCCTGACGCCTGCCGAGGGCAGGAGCGGGGTCGATATCTATGTCTCCACGAGCAGCGCCGGTGGAGGTCTCCAGATGATGGTGGCGGGTGTGGTGATGGCGATGACCGCCGAGAGCGCCCAGCGGTGTGCCCTTGGCGCCGGCGCCATCGTCATGGACGTGCTGGCCAGCAATGATGGCAGGGCTGCCCATGAGAAGATCGAGCGAATCCGGGTTCTGAGGCCCGATATGATTTTGCTGTCAGGCGGGACTGATGGCGGAACCATCTCGCACGTTGTAGAGCTGGCGGAGTATATCCGGGCAGCCGATCCAAAGCCCCGGCTCGGCGGGAGCTTTAAGCTGCCGGTGATCTTTGCCGGGAATAAAGATGCGCGCGGCCGGATTCAGGAGATTCTGGGCGATCGGACGGCCCTTGTCATGGCGGACAATATTCGACCTATCCTGGAGCGGGAGAATCTTGCGCCGGCCCGCCACAAGATCCATGATCTGTTCCTCGAGCATGTCATGGCTCAGGCGCCGGGATATGGAACGCTAATGGGGTGGACAGGGGCGCCGATCATGCCCACGCCCGCCGCCGTCGGTCTCATCATGGAGAATGCGGCGAGAGCGCAGGGGTTGAACCTGCTTGGTGTGGACATCGGTGGCGCTACGACGGATGTCTTTTCGGTAGTGGATGGGCAGTTCACCCGGACAGTCAGCGCCAATCTGGGGATGAGCTACAGCATCAGTAATGTCCTGGCCGAGGCCGGCATCGAGAAGATCGAACGATGGCTGGCCGATCCGCTTGCAGAGCAGGAGATGCGGAATCGGATCAAGAATAAGATGATTCGCCCCACCACGATCCCTCAGACGCAGGCGGATCTGGCTCTGGAGCAAGCAGTGGCGCGGGAGGCGCTTCGTCTTGCGTTCGAGCAGCACAAGGCGCTGGCAGTCGGCCTGAAGGGCGTGCAGCGGGAACGAACCATCGCAGATGCCTTCGAGCAGGGAGAGGACGAGAAGAGTCTCATTGACCTGTACAAGATCGACCTGATCATCGGGAGCGGTGGGATCCTCTCCCACGCACCGCACCGCGTCCAGGCGATGATGATGATGATCGACGCCTATCAGCCGCTTGGGCTGACGCGCTTCGCGGTAGACAGTATCTTCATGATGCCGCACCTGGGTGTACTGTCAGAGGTCAATGAGCGAGCGGCCACTGAGGTGTTCCTCAAAGATTGTCTGGTTCCACTGGGCAGTTGCCTGGCCGCCGAGGGACGGGTGAGTCGCGGCGAGCCCTGTTTCGCGTATACCATCAGATTTGCAGACGGAAGGCTCGCGCAGGGAACCCTCCGCTTCGGAGAGATCCTTCGCATCGGTCTTCCGTCGGGGGCAGAAGCCGACCTCCAGGCGGAGCCGTCGAAGAGCTTTGATCTGGGTGCCGGGAAGGGGAAACCGGTTCAACTTCAGGCGAAAGGCGGCGTGGTCGGGTTGATCCTGGATGCCAGGGGACGGCCGCTTTCCTTGGCAGAAAAGGAGTCGGAGCGGGTCGCCCAGCTACAAGCCTGGGCCAAGGCGGTCGAGCTATACCCCAAACAAAACGAAAAACAGGGTGTTCAGAGTTCGTAG